A genome region from Pseudomonas pergaminensis includes the following:
- a CDS encoding Lrp/AsnC family transcriptional regulator, which produces MPALDEIDRQLIAALQINARESVAMLARQLGIARTTVTSRLARLEKTQVITGYGVRLGQRVVDGGLQAYVGITVQARSGKEVLRRLSAMAQVQQLCAVSGEFDYVAWLRTDSPEQLDQLLDQIGSVDGVEKTTTSIILSNKLDRGQPI; this is translated from the coding sequence TTGCCCGCCCTAGACGAAATTGATCGCCAACTGATCGCCGCCCTGCAGATCAACGCCCGCGAAAGCGTGGCCATGCTCGCCCGGCAGTTGGGCATCGCGCGCACCACGGTGACGTCACGCCTGGCACGCCTGGAGAAAACCCAGGTGATCACCGGTTATGGCGTGCGCCTTGGGCAACGCGTGGTCGATGGTGGTCTGCAGGCTTACGTCGGGATCACCGTGCAAGCGCGCTCGGGCAAGGAAGTGTTGCGAAGGTTGAGTGCGATGGCACAGGTGCAGCAGTTGTGCGCGGTGAGTGGCGAGTTCGATTACGTCGCTTGGCTGCGCACGGATTCGCCCGAACAGTTGGACCAGTTGCTGGACCAAATCGGCAGTGTGGACGGGGTAGAGAAAACCACTACATCGATCATCCTGAGTAACAAATTGGATCGCGGTCAGCCAATCTGA
- a CDS encoding flavin monoamine oxidase family protein: MSKTNRHPADGKKPITIFGPDFPFAFDDWIEHPAGLGSIPAANHGAEVAIVGAGIAGLVAAYELMKLGLKPVVYEASKMGGRLRSQTFEGAEGIIAELGGMRFPVSSTAFYHYVDKLGLETKPFPNPLTPASGSTVIDLEGQTHYAEKLSDLPALFQEVADAWADALEAGSQFGDIQQAIRDRDVPRLKALWNKLVPLWDDRTFYDFVATSKAFAKLSFLHREVFGQVGFGTGGWDSDFPNSMLEIFRVVMTNCDDHQHLVVGGVAQVPMGIWRHVPERCAHWPAGTSLSSLHRGAPRAGVKRIAHAADGRFAVTDNYGDTREYAAVLTTCQSWLLTTQIECDETLFSQKMWMALDRTRYMQSSKTFVMVDRPFWKDKDPETGRDLMSMTLTDRLTRGTYLFDNGDDKPGVICLSYSWMSDALKMLPQPIDKRVKLALDALKKIYPKVDIKARIIGDPITVSWEADPHFLGAFKGALPGHYRYNQRMYAHFMQKDMPAEQRGIFIAGDDVSWTPAWVEGAVQTSLNAVWGIMTHFGGSTHPENPGPGDVFDEIGPIALAD; encoded by the coding sequence ATCAGCAAGACCAATCGCCACCCCGCCGACGGCAAGAAACCCATCACCATCTTTGGCCCGGACTTTCCGTTTGCCTTTGATGACTGGATCGAACACCCGGCCGGCCTGGGCAGCATCCCCGCCGCCAACCACGGCGCCGAAGTGGCGATCGTCGGCGCCGGGATTGCGGGCCTGGTGGCCGCTTACGAACTGATGAAACTGGGCCTCAAGCCGGTGGTGTACGAAGCCTCTAAAATGGGCGGCCGCCTGCGCTCGCAAACTTTCGAAGGCGCCGAAGGCATCATCGCAGAGCTGGGTGGCATGCGCTTCCCGGTGTCATCAACCGCCTTCTACCACTATGTGGACAAGCTCGGCCTGGAAACCAAACCCTTCCCCAACCCGCTGACGCCAGCGTCCGGCAGCACGGTGATCGACCTCGAAGGCCAGACCCACTACGCCGAAAAACTCTCCGACTTGCCAGCACTGTTCCAGGAAGTGGCTGACGCCTGGGCGGATGCCCTGGAAGCCGGTTCGCAGTTCGGGGATATCCAGCAAGCCATCCGTGACCGCGACGTGCCACGCCTCAAAGCGCTGTGGAACAAGCTGGTACCGCTGTGGGACGACCGCACCTTCTACGACTTCGTCGCCACCTCCAAGGCGTTCGCCAAGCTGTCGTTTCTGCACCGCGAAGTGTTCGGCCAAGTGGGCTTCGGTACGGGTGGCTGGGACTCGGACTTCCCCAACTCGATGCTGGAAATCTTCCGCGTGGTGATGACCAACTGCGACGACCACCAACACCTGGTGGTCGGTGGCGTGGCACAAGTGCCAATGGGCATCTGGCGCCATGTCCCGGAGCGATGCGCCCACTGGCCGGCCGGCACCAGCCTGAGTTCGCTGCACCGCGGCGCGCCGCGCGCCGGCGTGAAACGCATTGCCCACGCCGCCGATGGCCGCTTTGCGGTCACCGATAACTACGGCGACACCCGCGAATACGCCGCAGTGCTGACCACCTGCCAGAGTTGGCTGCTGACCACCCAGATCGAATGCGACGAGACCCTGTTCTCGCAAAAAATGTGGATGGCCCTGGACCGCACGCGTTACATGCAGTCATCTAAAACCTTCGTGATGGTCGACCGCCCGTTCTGGAAAGACAAAGACCCGGAAACCGGGCGCGACTTGATGAGCATGACCCTCACCGATCGCCTGACCCGTGGCACCTACCTGTTCGATAACGGTGACGACAAGCCAGGGGTGATCTGCCTGTCTTACTCGTGGATGAGCGACGCCCTGAAAATGCTGCCGCAGCCCATCGACAAGCGCGTGAAACTGGCCCTCGACGCACTGAAAAAGATCTACCCGAAAGTCGATATCAAGGCGCGCATCATCGGTGACCCGATCACCGTGTCCTGGGAAGCGGACCCGCATTTCCTCGGCGCCTTCAAGGGCGCGCTGCCGGGCCACTATCGCTACAACCAGCGCATGTATGCGCACTTCATGCAAAAGGACATGCCCGCCGAGCAACGCGGAATCTTTATCGCCGGTGATGATGTGTCCTGGACCCCTGCGTGGGTGGAGGGTGCGGTGCAAACCTCGCTGAACGCGGTATGGGGCATCATGACTCACTTCGGCGGCAGCACTCACCCGGAGAACCCGGGGCCGGGGGATGTATTCGATGAAATCGGGCCGATCGCCCTGGCGGATTAA
- a CDS encoding carbon-nitrogen hydrolase family protein translates to MRVALYQCPPLPLDVAGNLKRLHQLAHEASGADVLVLPEMFLSGYNIGAEAVGALAEAQDGPSAQAIGELAKSAGLAILYGYPERAEDGQIYNAVQLIDAHGQRVCNYRKTHLFGDLDHSMFSAGDDDFPLVELNGWKLGFLICYDLEFPENTRRLALAGAELILVPTANMVPFDFVADVTVRARAFENQCYVAYANYCGHEGDIQYCGQSSIAAPNGQRIAQAGLDEALIVGELDRQSILDARAANHYLQDRRPELYGALHKP, encoded by the coding sequence ATGCGTGTCGCCCTGTACCAATGCCCACCGCTGCCTTTAGATGTGGCCGGCAACCTCAAGCGCCTGCATCAACTGGCGCATGAGGCGTCCGGCGCCGATGTGCTGGTGCTGCCGGAGATGTTCCTAAGCGGCTACAACATCGGCGCCGAAGCCGTTGGCGCCTTGGCCGAGGCACAGGACGGGCCGTCGGCGCAGGCAATTGGCGAACTGGCCAAAAGCGCCGGGCTGGCAATTCTGTACGGCTACCCGGAACGGGCCGAAGATGGCCAGATCTACAACGCCGTGCAGTTGATCGACGCCCACGGCCAGCGCGTGTGCAACTACCGCAAGACGCACCTGTTTGGTGATCTGGACCATTCGATGTTCAGCGCCGGCGACGATGATTTCCCGCTGGTGGAGCTCAACGGCTGGAAGCTGGGTTTCCTGATCTGCTACGACCTGGAGTTCCCGGAAAACACCCGGCGCCTGGCCCTCGCAGGTGCCGAATTGATCCTGGTGCCCACGGCCAATATGGTGCCGTTCGACTTTGTCGCCGATGTAACCGTGCGGGCGCGGGCCTTTGAAAACCAATGTTATGTGGCCTACGCCAATTACTGCGGGCACGAAGGCGATATCCAGTACTGCGGGCAAAGCAGCATCGCCGCGCCGAATGGCCAGCGCATTGCCCAGGCGGGCCTGGATGAAGCGCTGATCGTCGGAGAGCTTGATCGCCAGTCGATCCTCGACGCCCGCGCTGCCAATCACTACCTGCAAGACCGTCGCCCTGAGTTATACGGCGCGCTGCACAAGCCCTGA
- a CDS encoding bifunctional diguanylate cyclase/phosphodiesterase: protein MPRLPAVLLLSLLTWTATAGALTLSDDERGWLADHQELRLGVDASWPPFEYRDEEGRYQGLAADYVRLIQDRLGVRVKLIEPVNWSAVLEQARNNQLDLLPGIMSTPERQGYMAFTRPYLDFPIVILAHEGGAKPRTLKDLYGLKIAVVENYAPHELLRTHHPDLNLVAMPNVSSTLQALATDEVDAVVGDLASSVWSLRQLKLDGLYVSGETPYRYQLAMGVPRDNKMLVGILDKVLADLSPEETDAIQQHWVGSFTDHRTFWADLLIYGLPAVLLLSTVLAIVIRINRRLSSEISRRVALEQELRSSEYHYRGLVESLSAIAWEASVTDFTYSYVSPHAEELLGYPRAHWLIPGFWRNIIHPADLTRTEAYCYRETRANRDHSIDYRVITADGRCLWVRDIVSLIEHGHEPVLRGLMIDISEAKRTEEALQLSEQKFASVFQQCPDMLVIARLSDGCLLEVNKAFEDQIGLKAEQVVGKTATELNIWGIQGVGPDLLQRVQTTSIRNLEMPFLRSNGQAFTGLISAEPFQLDTVEAIVVVVRDITQLKETQQQLQTSEEKFAKAFHASPDGLLLSRQRDGLLIEVNDGFSRITGINSAASLDQSTLDLGIWVDLNERKHMLELMQRDGFVRDFVCHIRRSDGQIRLCELSSRPLPIGDDDCMLTIARDITERQLMQEKLQQAATVFESTAEGVLITDTQQNISAVNRAFSEITGYSETEALGQTPRLLASGLHDSAFYAAMWHQLTAQGHWQGEISNRRKNGELYPSWLTISAVRNREHLVTHFVAVFADISSLKLAQARLDYQAHHDPLTGLPNRTLFESRLQAALNGQQETGKQGAVLFLDLDRFKHINDSLGHPIGDLLLKDIAVRLKEQLRDIDTVARLGGDEFIILLPGLQHASDAQYLANKLLACFTPPFQAGEHEFFISASIGTSLYPQDGTDVATLVKNADAAMYRSKAKGRNRVESYTRDLTAQANERVALEHELRRAIERDELSLYYQPKLSLETQALIGAEALIRWRHPTFGDVPPEHFIALAEENGMILQIGDWVLEQACQQLHAWQGTFDDFGPLSVNLAGAQLRHPGLLGRIEQLLRDYRLDPGCLQLEITENFIMSQAEEALEVLHQLKDLGVQLAIDDFGTGYSSLSYLKRLPLDFLKIDQSFVRGLPDDPHDAAIVRAIIALGHSMQFTIIAEGVENPAQQAFLAAEGCEQMQGYIVSLPLPPELFAATFLRISIEDFSDGTAGKPSL from the coding sequence ATGCCCAGACTGCCGGCCGTGTTACTGCTGTCGCTGCTGACCTGGACCGCAACGGCTGGCGCGTTGACTCTTAGCGATGATGAGCGTGGCTGGCTGGCGGACCATCAGGAGTTGCGCCTGGGGGTGGACGCCTCTTGGCCACCCTTTGAATACCGTGACGAAGAGGGTCGCTACCAAGGCTTGGCGGCCGATTACGTGCGCCTGATCCAGGATCGCCTGGGTGTGCGGGTCAAGTTGATCGAGCCAGTTAACTGGAGCGCCGTGCTGGAGCAAGCCCGCAACAACCAGCTCGACCTGTTGCCCGGCATCATGTCTACGCCCGAGCGCCAGGGCTACATGGCGTTCACTCGCCCGTACCTGGACTTTCCCATCGTCATCCTGGCCCATGAAGGCGGCGCCAAACCGCGCACCCTGAAGGACCTCTACGGCTTGAAGATTGCCGTGGTGGAAAACTACGCCCCCCATGAACTGCTGCGCACCCATCATCCCGATCTCAACCTGGTGGCCATGCCCAACGTCAGCTCGACGCTGCAGGCCCTGGCCACCGATGAAGTGGATGCGGTGGTCGGCGACCTCGCCTCAAGTGTGTGGAGCCTGCGCCAACTCAAGCTCGACGGCTTGTACGTCAGCGGCGAAACGCCCTACCGCTACCAATTGGCGATGGGAGTACCGCGCGACAACAAGATGCTCGTGGGCATCCTCGACAAGGTGCTGGCCGACCTCAGCCCAGAGGAAACCGACGCGATCCAGCAACATTGGGTCGGCAGCTTTACCGACCATCGCACGTTCTGGGCGGACCTGCTGATATACGGCCTGCCCGCCGTGCTGCTGTTGAGCACCGTATTGGCCATAGTGATTCGGATCAATCGCCGGCTCAGTTCGGAAATTTCCCGCCGCGTCGCCCTAGAACAGGAGTTGCGCAGCAGCGAATACCACTATCGCGGATTGGTGGAGAGCCTGTCCGCTATCGCCTGGGAAGCCAGTGTCACCGACTTCACCTACAGCTACGTGTCGCCGCATGCCGAGGAGTTACTCGGCTATCCCCGTGCGCACTGGCTGATTCCGGGCTTCTGGCGCAACATCATTCACCCGGCCGACCTGACGCGCACCGAAGCCTATTGCTACCGCGAGACCCGCGCCAACCGCGACCACAGCATCGATTACCGCGTAATCACCGCCGACGGCCGCTGCCTGTGGGTGCGCGACATCGTCAGCCTGATCGAACACGGCCATGAGCCGGTACTGCGCGGCTTGATGATCGATATCAGCGAAGCCAAGCGCACCGAGGAAGCCCTGCAGCTGTCCGAGCAGAAATTCGCCTCGGTATTCCAGCAATGCCCGGACATGTTAGTGATTGCACGCCTGTCCGATGGCTGCCTGCTGGAGGTCAACAAGGCATTCGAGGACCAGATAGGTCTCAAGGCCGAACAAGTGGTGGGCAAAACCGCTACCGAATTGAATATCTGGGGTATCCAGGGCGTGGGGCCGGACCTGCTGCAACGGGTGCAGACCACCAGCATCCGCAACCTGGAAATGCCCTTTCTGCGCAGCAATGGCCAAGCCTTCACCGGGTTGATTTCCGCCGAGCCGTTTCAACTCGATACCGTTGAAGCCATTGTGGTGGTGGTTCGCGACATCACTCAGCTCAAGGAAACCCAGCAACAGCTGCAGACCTCCGAAGAGAAGTTCGCCAAGGCATTCCACGCCTCCCCCGACGGCTTGCTGCTGAGCCGACAGCGCGATGGCCTGTTGATTGAAGTGAACGATGGCTTCAGTCGGATTACCGGCATCAATAGCGCGGCCTCCCTCGACCAATCGACGCTGGACCTGGGCATCTGGGTCGATCTCAATGAACGCAAACACATGCTCGAGCTGATGCAGCGCGATGGTTTTGTGCGCGACTTCGTCTGCCATATACGCCGCAGCGATGGCCAGATTCGCCTCTGTGAGCTGTCCAGCCGCCCACTGCCGATCGGCGACGACGATTGCATGCTGACCATCGCGCGGGACATCACCGAGCGCCAACTGATGCAGGAAAAACTGCAACAAGCCGCCACCGTGTTCGAGAGCACGGCAGAAGGCGTATTGATCACCGATACCCAGCAGAACATCAGCGCCGTCAACCGTGCCTTCAGCGAGATCACCGGCTACAGCGAAACCGAAGCCCTCGGCCAGACCCCTCGCCTGCTAGCCTCCGGCCTGCATGACAGCGCCTTCTACGCCGCCATGTGGCACCAGTTGACCGCGCAGGGTCACTGGCAGGGCGAGATTTCCAACCGCCGCAAGAACGGCGAGCTGTACCCAAGCTGGTTGACGATCAGTGCCGTGCGCAACCGAGAACACCTGGTCACCCACTTTGTCGCGGTGTTTGCCGACATCTCCAGCCTCAAGCTCGCCCAGGCGCGCCTGGACTACCAGGCACACCACGACCCCTTGACCGGCCTGCCCAACCGCACGCTGTTTGAAAGCCGGCTGCAGGCGGCTCTCAACGGGCAACAAGAAACCGGCAAGCAAGGCGCCGTGCTGTTTCTGGACCTGGATCGCTTCAAACACATCAATGACAGCCTCGGCCACCCGATCGGTGACCTGCTGCTTAAAGACATCGCCGTACGCCTCAAGGAACAACTGCGCGACATCGACACCGTCGCTCGCTTGGGCGGCGACGAGTTCATCATCCTGCTCCCCGGCCTGCAACACGCCAGCGACGCCCAGTACCTGGCCAATAAACTGCTGGCCTGCTTCACGCCGCCGTTCCAGGCCGGTGAGCATGAGTTCTTTATCAGCGCCAGCATCGGCACCAGCCTGTACCCCCAGGACGGCACCGACGTCGCCACCCTGGTCAAGAACGCCGACGCCGCGATGTACCGCTCCAAGGCCAAAGGGCGCAACCGCGTCGAAAGCTATACACGCGACCTCACCGCCCAAGCCAACGAACGCGTAGCACTCGAACATGAACTGCGTCGCGCCATCGAGCGCGACGAACTGAGCCTGTACTACCAGCCGAAACTGAGCCTGGAGACCCAGGCACTGATCGGTGCCGAAGCGCTGATCCGCTGGCGCCATCCCACTTTTGGCGACGTGCCGCCCGAACACTTCATTGCCCTGGCCGAAGAGAACGGCATGATCCTGCAAATCGGCGACTGGGTACTGGAACAGGCCTGCCAACAACTGCACGCCTGGCAAGGCACGTTCGACGATTTCGGCCCGCTGTCGGTGAACCTGGCTGGCGCCCAACTGCGCCACCCCGGCCTGCTCGGTCGCATCGAACAGCTACTGCGCGACTACCGGCTAGACCCTGGCTGCCTGCAACTGGAGATCACCGAAAACTTCATCATGAGCCAGGCCGAAGAAGCGCTGGAAGTCCTGCACCAACTCAAGGACCTGGGCGTGCAACTGGCCATCGACGATTTCGGCACCGGCTACTCCTCCCTCAGCTACCTCAAGCGCTTGCCGCTGGACTTCCTCAAGATCGACCAATCCTTCGTCCGCGGCCTGCCTGATGACCCCCACGATGCTGCCATCGTCCGCGCCATCATCGCACTGGGCCACAGCATGCAATTCACCATCATTGCCGAAGGCGTGGAGAACCCCGCACAGCAAGCCTTCCTGGCCGCCGAAGGCTGTGAACAGATGCAAGGCTACATCGTCAGCCTGCCGTTACCACCGGAGCTTTTTGCTGCTACGTTTCTTCGTATAAGCATTGAGGATTTTTCGGATGGCACAGCGGGGAAACCATCGTTATAA
- a CDS encoding LysR family transcriptional regulator, whose protein sequence is MLRELKTFIAVTRHGTFASAGMHIGLTQSAVSAQIRQLEQALGVQLFDRTGRQATLNAAGLRALPLAREILETFNRMAVPVDANEYRGELKVGAITTAQTGLLPQALVRLRQAAPTVECKLIPGVSLELLSRVDAGELDSAIIIRPPFDLPKELHVQVLRKEPFALVVPHALTGDDPLHLLATQPHVRYDRASFGGRLVSRFLREQKLDVQMALELDELEAIVKMVECGLGVSLIPQAGLWLERSPNVRIIPLGSLTFHREIILLSRYSQHHLPVPQLFTRCLLADASL, encoded by the coding sequence ATGCTGCGCGAATTGAAAACCTTTATTGCGGTAACCCGTCACGGCACGTTTGCGTCGGCGGGCATGCATATCGGGCTGACGCAGTCGGCGGTCAGTGCGCAGATTCGTCAATTGGAGCAGGCGCTTGGCGTGCAGTTGTTCGACCGTACCGGGCGCCAGGCCACGTTGAATGCAGCCGGTTTGCGCGCCTTGCCGTTGGCCAGGGAGATCCTGGAAACCTTCAATCGCATGGCCGTGCCCGTGGATGCCAACGAGTACCGGGGCGAACTGAAAGTGGGCGCCATCACCACCGCGCAGACCGGCCTGCTGCCCCAGGCGCTGGTGCGTTTGCGTCAGGCGGCGCCGACGGTGGAGTGCAAGTTGATACCGGGCGTTTCCCTGGAGCTGTTGAGCCGGGTGGACGCTGGCGAATTGGACTCGGCCATCATCATTCGACCGCCCTTTGATTTGCCCAAGGAGTTGCACGTACAGGTACTGCGCAAGGAGCCATTTGCGCTGGTCGTGCCTCATGCACTGACCGGCGATGACCCTTTGCACTTGCTCGCGACACAGCCCCATGTGCGTTACGACCGTGCGTCGTTCGGCGGTCGGTTGGTCAGCCGTTTCCTGCGTGAACAGAAGCTGGATGTACAGATGGCGCTGGAGCTGGATGAGCTGGAAGCCATCGTCAAGATGGTCGAGTGCGGCCTGGGCGTGTCGCTGATTCCTCAGGCTGGGTTGTGGTTGGAGCGCTCGCCCAACGTGCGAATCATCCCCTTGGGCAGCCTGACTTTTCACCGCGAAATCATCCTGCTCAGTCGCTACAGCCAACACCACCTCCCCGTACCGCAACTGTTTACCCGCTGCCTGCTCGCCGATGCCAGCCTGTAA
- the pqqF gene encoding pyrroloquinoline quinone biosynthesis protein PqqF: MPAPAHPHPLHLTLANGLRVSLQHAPRLKRCAAVLRVAAGSHDVPPEWPGLAHFLEHLLFLGTERFPTDEGLMAYVQRHGGQVNASTRERTTDFFFELPVATFAGGLERLVDMLTHPRLTLEDQLREREVLHAEYVAWAQDAKAQQQVALLEGLAADHPLRGFHAGNRDSLPVERETFQQALREFHAQFYQSGQMTLSLAGPLPLEELEALAQRFSEQLTSGPLRQQSAPPALMQGQAQRYQHIADNHLHHVITCNTPREALEFLCTWLNAPAPGGLLAELKTRQLGSALQASVLYHFAGQAVLDIDFTLNNPAGSAPQVESMLHDWLSFFAHSDWAALREEFALLAARQQQTLGALALARHDSEALSEQAVIALKSLLDTLHLPPSGHTWQLPPNNPFLRPPVQEERAGLIRGQTSAHRGLRTFAQDRSRGRREVSALAFSQAVAADSDEGALYLQWQSAPSGLESAVQSLRENARQAGVDVSFECLGSHELVKMVGLQEPIPAVLEVLARSLSEPHAAPAVSPPMIAIRTLLKALPACCTSTMPEPASWATARWQGLGLGFSAAHEAAIKTAAARLPGQPASLTPVAPPLSGQRIWHEVHTDSTEAALLLFCPAPSQSLADEAAWRLLGHLLQGPFYQRLRVELQIGYAVFSGVRQINGQTGLLLGVQSPSVSLEGIADHLHTFLQQLPALIDSLDDLGNQALAQQFSAQTLPNAQAAELLWHAHLAGHPSGYLAHLRTHIQTCTREALQLAAKQLNDAAGGWRCVANGPRLSTIWQTAG, encoded by the coding sequence ATGCCTGCGCCGGCCCACCCTCATCCTCTTCACCTCACCCTGGCCAACGGCTTGCGGGTTTCCTTGCAGCACGCGCCGCGTTTGAAGCGGTGCGCAGCCGTGCTAAGGGTGGCAGCTGGCAGCCATGACGTGCCGCCGGAGTGGCCGGGGCTGGCGCATTTCCTCGAGCATCTGTTGTTCCTCGGCACCGAACGTTTTCCCACAGACGAAGGGTTGATGGCCTACGTGCAACGTCATGGGGGCCAGGTCAATGCCAGCACCCGTGAGCGCACCACGGATTTCTTCTTTGAACTGCCGGTCGCAACGTTTGCCGGTGGACTGGAGCGGTTGGTGGACATGCTCACCCACCCACGCCTGACCCTGGAGGATCAACTGCGCGAGCGCGAAGTGCTGCACGCTGAGTATGTGGCCTGGGCCCAGGATGCCAAGGCACAACAGCAGGTCGCGTTGCTGGAAGGGCTGGCGGCGGACCACCCGCTGCGGGGTTTTCATGCGGGCAACCGCGACAGCCTGCCGGTGGAGCGTGAGACCTTTCAGCAGGCCTTGCGGGAATTCCACGCGCAGTTTTATCAGAGCGGGCAGATGACCTTGAGCCTCGCCGGCCCATTGCCGCTGGAGGAGCTGGAAGCCTTGGCACAGCGCTTCAGTGAACAACTGACCTCAGGGCCTCTACGCCAACAATCCGCGCCACCGGCATTGATGCAGGGGCAAGCGCAGCGCTATCAGCACATCGCCGATAATCACCTGCACCACGTCATCACCTGTAACACCCCGCGTGAAGCCCTGGAATTCCTCTGCACTTGGCTCAACGCCCCGGCACCCGGCGGGCTGCTGGCTGAACTGAAAACTCGGCAACTGGGCAGTGCACTGCAGGCTTCGGTGCTGTATCACTTCGCCGGGCAGGCGGTGTTGGATATCGACTTTACACTCAATAATCCCGCTGGATCGGCGCCGCAGGTCGAGTCGATGCTGCACGACTGGTTGAGTTTTTTCGCACACAGCGACTGGGCTGCCTTGCGCGAAGAATTTGCCCTGCTGGCCGCTCGCCAACAACAGACCCTAGGCGCCTTGGCACTGGCTCGGCACGACAGCGAGGCACTGTCGGAACAGGCGGTCATCGCCCTCAAGAGTCTGCTCGACACACTGCACCTGCCGCCCTCCGGGCACACATGGCAACTGCCGCCGAACAATCCATTCCTGCGCCCACCGGTGCAGGAAGAGCGCGCCGGCCTGATTCGCGGACAGACCAGCGCCCACCGAGGGTTGCGCACCTTCGCCCAGGATCGCTCCCGCGGGCGTCGTGAGGTATCGGCGCTGGCGTTCAGCCAGGCAGTGGCGGCCGACAGCGATGAAGGTGCGCTGTATCTGCAATGGCAGTCTGCGCCGTCCGGGCTGGAAAGCGCCGTGCAGTCGCTGCGCGAAAATGCTCGTCAAGCGGGCGTTGATGTGTCGTTCGAATGCCTGGGTAGCCACGAGCTGGTGAAGATGGTCGGGCTACAGGAACCCATTCCAGCCGTGCTGGAGGTATTGGCGCGGAGCCTGAGCGAACCGCACGCCGCCCCAGCCGTCTCGCCGCCCATGATTGCCATCCGAACCTTGCTCAAGGCGCTGCCCGCTTGCTGCACCTCGACCATGCCCGAACCGGCATCCTGGGCCACCGCGCGCTGGCAAGGCCTGGGGCTGGGCTTCTCTGCCGCGCATGAAGCCGCGATCAAAACCGCAGCGGCTCGTCTACCGGGGCAACCCGCGAGCCTCACTCCGGTCGCGCCGCCCCTCAGCGGCCAACGTATCTGGCATGAGGTGCATACCGACTCAACCGAAGCCGCCTTACTGCTGTTTTGCCCGGCACCCAGCCAGTCCCTGGCGGACGAGGCCGCATGGCGACTGCTCGGCCATCTGCTCCAGGGGCCGTTCTACCAGCGCCTGCGCGTGGAGCTGCAAATCGGCTACGCCGTATTCAGCGGCGTCCGACAGATAAACGGCCAGACCGGACTGCTATTGGGTGTGCAGTCCCCCAGCGTGTCCCTCGAAGGCATCGCTGATCACCTGCACACCTTCCTCCAGCAATTGCCGGCACTGATCGACAGCCTCGATGACTTGGGCAACCAGGCCTTGGCGCAGCAGTTCTCGGCGCAAACACTGCCCAACGCCCAAGCCGCCGAACTGCTGTGGCACGCCCACCTGGCGGGCCATCCGTCGGGGTATTTGGCGCACCTGCGCACTCATATCCAAACCTGTACACGGGAAGCCTTGCAGCTCGCCGCCAAGCAATTGAACGACGCCGCGGGCGGTTGGCGTTGCGTGGCCAACGGCCCGCGCCTTTCGACCATCTGGCAAACGGCAGGCTGA
- a CDS encoding VOC family protein has product MTLAPFHLAIPVYDLAAARHFYGEVFGLEEGRSSEHWVDFNFFGHQLVIHEHPKTASQESAHTNAVDGHNVPVPHFGVVLGWEDWQALAERLRARETRFVLEPHIRFKGQVGEQATLFLLDPCGNALEFKAFRDIGQLFAK; this is encoded by the coding sequence ATGACACTCGCACCTTTTCACCTGGCAATTCCGGTATACGACCTCGCCGCTGCGCGGCATTTCTACGGTGAAGTCTTTGGCCTTGAAGAGGGGCGTTCCAGCGAACACTGGGTAGATTTCAACTTCTTCGGGCATCAGTTGGTCATTCACGAACACCCGAAAACCGCCTCCCAGGAGTCAGCCCACACCAACGCGGTAGACGGCCATAACGTGCCCGTGCCGCATTTTGGCGTGGTGCTGGGCTGGGAAGATTGGCAGGCCTTGGCAGAACGTCTGCGGGCCAGGGAAACCCGTTTTGTGCTGGAGCCGCATATTCGGTTCAAGGGGCAGGTGGGGGAGCAGGCGACGTTGTTTCTGTTGGATCCATGCGGGAACGCGCTGGAGTTCAAGGCATTCCGGGATATTGGGCAGTTGTTTGCGAAGTGA
- the pqqA gene encoding pyrroloquinoline quinone precursor peptide PqqA — MTWSKPAYTDLRIGFEVTMYFASR, encoded by the coding sequence ATGACCTGGTCCAAACCTGCTTACACTGATCTGCGCATCGGTTTCGAAGTCACCATGTACTTCGCCAGCCGTTAA